In the genome of Colletes latitarsis isolate SP2378_abdomen chromosome 9, iyColLati1, whole genome shotgun sequence, one region contains:
- the LOC143345559 gene encoding uncharacterized protein LOC143345559 isoform X1 produces the protein MRIISLVIPACFLLLIEAKRAELRPRIAEPQVYYEEDDSQAAEDDYNPAIYQPRTRALPSPRSKDALHPSKPPPVQTIRNYNKVNDDGSFTFGYEAADGSFKEETRGTDCVVRGKYGYIDPDGNKREFTYVSGNPCDPNAPKDDEDDLAEKQEEDDLNGPANYPSVRPIPRPLPVRPTYQQPTTRAPTTIFQTQYQLDDDASQELGEEDLVKPSQLRQSAYRTPQQSAYVQSTPSSALYEPAPTASPGLYRLASSTTQYQSTASPILRSQPTPTYQALETTTRRPVTRHPKPQSVAITPRPHVAQVAAQYVSPSSTERPALAYTRPSAATVSPNLRTTTLSSSSHLDFAAELERYVNTVGVPAGPRPVQPSPQPSKAKLAGQSSIAASDPIYQSELVYDPSTGQYNTQLYQTLPQTVGDFTLSHKLQPFVAQPQSYLGLQQLQQLQPQQPQQSQRQSPLYKQSQLAQTAPAGAVSQPQEVLYRKQQAQLLQQSQQLYAQQQQRQQQQQQRHQQQQQQQQAQSHRLQLLESQTQPQSFYYVAPARSSNPANAPLSVGQIDHYLRASAAGY, from the exons ATGAGGATTATATCTTTG GTAATCCCGGCATGCTTCCTGCTGCTAATAGAAGCAAAACGAGCGGAGCTCCGACCACGTATAGCGGAACCGCAGGTATATTACGAAGAAGACGACAGCCAAGCAGCTGAAGACGACTACAACCCAGCAATCTACCAACCGCGTACTCGTGCGCTTCCTTCGCCACGTTCGAAGGACGCTCTGCACCCGTCCAAGCCGCCGCCAGTACAGACGATTCGTAATTACAACAAGGTCAACGACGACGGATCTTTCACGTTCGGCTACGAGGCGGCGGACGGTTCGTTCAAAGAGGAAACTCGAGGTACCGATTGCGTGGTGCGCGGCAAATATGGATACATCGATCCTGACGGCAACAAAAGGGAATTTACGTACGTGTCTGGTAATCCTTGCGATCCGAACGCGCCTAAGGACGACGAGGACGATCTCGCAGAAAAACAAGAGGAAGACGACTTAAACGGACCAGCCAACTATCCTTCTGTGAGGCCAATACCGCGTCCTCTGCCAGTGAGACCAACCTACCAACAGCCAACCACCCGAGCGCCCACGACGATCTTCCAAACACAATACCAACTGGACGACGACGCTAGCCAGGAATTGGGCGAAGAGGATCTCGTGAAACCGTCTCAATTGCGACAAAGCGCCTACAGGACCCCTCAACAATCGGCCTATGTTCAATCGACGCCGTCGTCGGCCCTCTACGAGCCAGCGCCCACCGCTAGCCCTGGCCTCTACAGATTAGCCTCTTCGACGACCCAATACCAGAGCACAGCGTCGCCGATTCTTCGGTCCCAACCCACGCCAACCTATCAAGCCCTCGAAACGACGACCCGTCGGCCAGTAACGCGTCACCCGAAGCCTCAATCGGTGGCAATCACACCCCGGCCCCACGTTGCGCAAGTCGCCGCCCAGTACGTGTCCCCTAGTAGCACAGAACGTCCGGCGTTAGCGTACACACGACCCTCGGCAGCCACGGTATCGCCCAATCTACGCACGACCACCTTGTCTAGCTCATCTCACCTAGACTTCGCCGCTGAACTTGAACGATACGTGAACACCGTCGGCGTCCCCGCAGGTCCCAGGCCCGTCCAACCATCGCCCCAACCATCGAAAGCTAAATTAGCCGGTCAATCGTCGATCGCCGCCAGCGACCCCATCTACCAGTCGGAGCTGGTGTACGATCCCTCTACTGGTCAGTACAATACCCAACTATATCAGACACTACCCCAAACCGTGGGTGACTTCACCCTAAGTCACAAACTCCAACCGTTCGTAGCCCAGCCCCAGTCCTACCTTGGACTGCAGCAGCTCCAGCAGCTTCAGCCCCAGCAGCCCCAGCAGTCCCAGCGTCAGTCTCCGCTTTATAAGCAATCCCAGTTGGCCCAAACCGCCCCCGCTGGTGCTGTTAGCCAACCCCAGGAAGTGTTGTACCGGAAGCAGCAGGCTCAGCTGCTCCAGCAGTCGCAGCAGCTCTACGCTCAGCAGCAACAAcgccaacagcaacagcaacaacgacaccaacaacaacaacaacagcaacaggcGCAGTCGCACAGGCTCCAGCTCCTCGAGTCTCAGACGCAACCACAATCCTTCTACTACGTCGCACCCGCAAGGTCCTCCAACCCAGCCAACGCACCGCTTTCCGTTGGACAGATCGATCACTACCTTCGAGCCAGTGCCGCCGGTTACTGA
- the LOC143345559 gene encoding uncharacterized protein LOC143345559 isoform X2 yields the protein MRIISLVIPACFLLLIEAKRAELRPRIAEPQVYYEEDDSQAAEDDYNPAIYQPRTRALPSPRSKDALHPSKPPPVQTIRNYNKVNDDGSFTFGYEAADGSFKEETRGTDCVVRGKYGYIDPDGNKREFTYVSGNPCDPNAPKDDEDDLAEKQEEDDLNGPANYPSVRPIPRPLPVRPTYQQPTTRAPTTIFQTQYQLDDDASQELGEEDLVKPSQLRQSAYRTPQQSAYVQSTPSSALYEPAPTASPGLYRLASSTTQYQSTASPILRSQPTPTYQALETTTRRPVTRHPKPQSVAITPRPHVAQVAAQYVSPSSTERPALAYTRPSAATVSPNLRTTTLSSSSHLDFAAELERYVNTVGVPAGPRPVQPSPQPSKAKLAGQSSIAASDPIYQSELVYDPSTAQPQSYLGLQQLQQLQPQQPQQSQRQSPLYKQSQLAQTAPAGAVSQPQEVLYRKQQAQLLQQSQQLYAQQQQRQQQQQQRHQQQQQQQQAQSHRLQLLESQTQPQSFYYVAPARSSNPANAPLSVGQIDHYLRASAAGY from the exons ATGAGGATTATATCTTTG GTAATCCCGGCATGCTTCCTGCTGCTAATAGAAGCAAAACGAGCGGAGCTCCGACCACGTATAGCGGAACCGCAGGTATATTACGAAGAAGACGACAGCCAAGCAGCTGAAGACGACTACAACCCAGCAATCTACCAACCGCGTACTCGTGCGCTTCCTTCGCCACGTTCGAAGGACGCTCTGCACCCGTCCAAGCCGCCGCCAGTACAGACGATTCGTAATTACAACAAGGTCAACGACGACGGATCTTTCACGTTCGGCTACGAGGCGGCGGACGGTTCGTTCAAAGAGGAAACTCGAGGTACCGATTGCGTGGTGCGCGGCAAATATGGATACATCGATCCTGACGGCAACAAAAGGGAATTTACGTACGTGTCTGGTAATCCTTGCGATCCGAACGCGCCTAAGGACGACGAGGACGATCTCGCAGAAAAACAAGAGGAAGACGACTTAAACGGACCAGCCAACTATCCTTCTGTGAGGCCAATACCGCGTCCTCTGCCAGTGAGACCAACCTACCAACAGCCAACCACCCGAGCGCCCACGACGATCTTCCAAACACAATACCAACTGGACGACGACGCTAGCCAGGAATTGGGCGAAGAGGATCTCGTGAAACCGTCTCAATTGCGACAAAGCGCCTACAGGACCCCTCAACAATCGGCCTATGTTCAATCGACGCCGTCGTCGGCCCTCTACGAGCCAGCGCCCACCGCTAGCCCTGGCCTCTACAGATTAGCCTCTTCGACGACCCAATACCAGAGCACAGCGTCGCCGATTCTTCGGTCCCAACCCACGCCAACCTATCAAGCCCTCGAAACGACGACCCGTCGGCCAGTAACGCGTCACCCGAAGCCTCAATCGGTGGCAATCACACCCCGGCCCCACGTTGCGCAAGTCGCCGCCCAGTACGTGTCCCCTAGTAGCACAGAACGTCCGGCGTTAGCGTACACACGACCCTCGGCAGCCACGGTATCGCCCAATCTACGCACGACCACCTTGTCTAGCTCATCTCACCTAGACTTCGCCGCTGAACTTGAACGATACGTGAACACCGTCGGCGTCCCCGCAGGTCCCAGGCCCGTCCAACCATCGCCCCAACCATCGAAAGCTAAATTAGCCGGTCAATCGTCGATCGCCGCCAGCGACCCCATCTACCAGTCGGAGCTGGTGTACGATCCCTCTACTG CCCAGCCCCAGTCCTACCTTGGACTGCAGCAGCTCCAGCAGCTTCAGCCCCAGCAGCCCCAGCAGTCCCAGCGTCAGTCTCCGCTTTATAAGCAATCCCAGTTGGCCCAAACCGCCCCCGCTGGTGCTGTTAGCCAACCCCAGGAAGTGTTGTACCGGAAGCAGCAGGCTCAGCTGCTCCAGCAGTCGCAGCAGCTCTACGCTCAGCAGCAACAAcgccaacagcaacagcaacaacgacaccaacaacaacaacaacagcaacaggcGCAGTCGCACAGGCTCCAGCTCCTCGAGTCTCAGACGCAACCACAATCCTTCTACTACGTCGCACCCGCAAGGTCCTCCAACCCAGCCAACGCACCGCTTTCCGTTGGACAGATCGATCACTACCTTCGAGCCAGTGCCGCCGGTTACTGA